The genomic DNA TTCTATATGAAAAAACAATATTTGGATTTTCTGTAAATTTTCTTACAACTGATTTACAATTATCAATAGGAGTTGAATATTTTTTATTATATTCTTTAATCAGTGTAGGTAAATAATCATTTAACTCTTCAATTGTTTTAATATTTTTGATTCGAATTCTTTGAGGCCATCTTCTTTGAAGGGTGCCAAAAGTTCTCTCAACCAAAGCTTTTTCTTGTGGTATAGAGGTAGTTTTTGTTGATACTTTTAAAGAATGAAAAATAAATTGCAATTGAGTACGAGACTCTGAATACCCTTCAGAGTCTCTATTTATTTTAGAGCTAAATACATTTCGATTGTCAGTTACATTCTTAATAGGAATGCCATAATTTACAAATGTTTCTTTATAAACACGATAATAACTCTCTGTTGTTTCTTGCTCGCTAAAATGTCCTGCTAAAATTCTTTTTGTTGACTTATCAATTACAATGTGTAAATGACTTTTTACTCCCTTAATCCACTCGTGATTTGAAGCATCTGCTTCAAAAATTGCCCCAAAGTTTGTTTCTCTTTTTTGGGTTGGGTGAGGGTGTTTTAATAATGGAATTTTATTTTTGATTATAACTAATGGGTCTAAATCATTGTTTAATCGATTTGTTCTTAATCTAATTTCTTTTTTGGTTTTTTTATGCATACTAAAAACTAACTCATTATTTTCTTTCATTATATTTCTTAATGAAGAATAGCTAATTTTATCTTTTCAACAATTTTCTCAATAATCTAACATACTAAAATCATAATATTTTAATTTATAAAAACTAATTATTTTTTCTTTAATATCATGATCTATTTTATTTCTTGGGATTTTCCCAGTGTTTTTATGAATAAAAGCTTTTGGTCCAATTTTTTTATACTCTTTTAACTTTCTATATGTGTGTCTTTTTGATCAACCAAGAGTTTCTGCGCTTGTGTTTATGTCATGTAGTTTATTAGATAAACCTTTTATAACCTCTAATTTAACTTGTTTCATTATGTCTAATTCAATTCCTCTCATAATTTTGCCTCCAAGTATATTGTACTTGTGACATAATCGCTTGTTAATTGTTTGTGACATAATCGCTTGTTATTCATATAATTTACTATTTACTTTTTATAAAGTATTAAAATTTATGATATTATATATATGCTATTCGTACCAAAGAAAGTAACTGGGATTTATCCCTTAATTTGTTACCGAGGAATGAAATTACAGATACAAACTATTTTTATTTTTAAAAATAGTTATTTAGTGTATTTTTTAATTAACCTCGGAAATAATTATTTTCGAGGTTTTATTTTGATCAAAAAAATAGTAAAAGGAGGTAGTATTAGTGTCAAACGCAAGACCAGCACATGCTAAAAAGAATGAAATTGTAAAAGATATTGCTAATCGTATTAAAAATTGTAAAGGAATGGCAATAGCAGAATACAAAAACTTATCAGTTGCTCAAATGACTGATTTAAGAAACAAAGCTCGTGAACAAGGTATTTTTATTAAAGTTTATAAAGATTCATTAGTTACAAGAGCAGTACAAGAACTAAAAATTTCAGGATTAGAACCATATTTAACTGAACAAAATGTTTACATTTTCTCTGATGAAGAAGCTCTATATCCTGCAAAATTAGTTGATAACTTTGCAAAAATCAATAAAGATTTAAAATTAAAAGCGGGAATTTATGAAGGAAATGTATTAGATACAGCAGCAATCAATGAAATTGCTTCTCTTCCATCAAAAGAAGAACTATACTCAATGTTTGCTTCATCTCTTATCTACCCATTACGTCAATTTATGTTGACAGTAAAAGAAATTGCAAAAACAAGATCAGAATAGTTTAAATTAAAGTGTACTAATAGCAACTTAATAAATTAAATGAAAAGGAGAACCAAATTATGGCAGTTACAAAAGACGATATTATTAAAGCTTTAGAAGAAATGAAATTAACTGAATTAAATGAATTAGTTAAAGCTATCGAAGATCACTTCGGAGTTGTTGCAGCAGCAGCAGTTGCAGCACCAGCAGCAGGGGGAGCAGCAGATGCAGCACCAACTGAAGTTAATGTATTATTAACAAATCCAGGAGGAAACAAAGTTGCAGTTATTAAAATTGTAAAAGAAATTACTGGATTAGGATTAATGGATGCTAAAAAATTAGTTGATGGAACATTACCAGCAACTATTAAAGAAAACGTAAAAGTTGAAGAAGCAGAAAACATGAAAAAACAATTAATGGAAGCTGGAGCTTCAGTAGATTTAAAATAATTTATCTAAAAATTAAATCACTTTATAAAAAGTGATTTTTTATTTGTTAAAATTACTTATAAGGGGTGGTTTGATTGGAAGTTTTAAAAAAAGAATACCTAAAAAATATTGACTTAAATGATTGTTTCTTTGATTCATTAAAAAATGATTATGGAACTAACGATTTTGTATCTTGATTTCAAAAAAAGCATCAGAAAACTATGAAGCATTTTTAAAATACGATGAAAATAATAAAATTAAAGCTTTCTTAATGCTACAAATAAAAGATGAACCAGAAAATGACATTTTACCAATTCAACCTAATAAAAAAAGAATAAAAATATCTACTTTCAAAATAGATGATGACTTTAAATCTCTAATATTATCAGAAGCTATTATAAATATCATTTTTTCGGAAATGGATAAAGAAAAAATATATGAATGTTATGTAACAATGTATAAAGACAAGCAAAAGGCTCTTCTTAATGTATTATTTTCATGAGGTTTTTTAGAAGTTGGAACTAAAAATAATGAAATAGTTATGGTCAAAATGAAAAACACAGATCTTAATGACGTGAAAAAAAATTATAAATGATATTTTAATTAAGAAAATCTGAATAATATAAAAGATGTAAACTTTTTTTAATTCCTTTAGAACCAGAATATCATGATAAATTATTTCCAGAAAATCATTTAGCAAAAACACAAAACACAGCAAAAGCATTTGATATTTCTTCAATTAGCATAAGCAAAACATATTTATCAAAAATTAATTATAATAAATTACCTAAAAGAGGAGATTTTCTTTTAGAATACAGAATGAGCAAGGAGCAAAAGTTCTTTAAATCAGCTGTTACAGGAATTGGTATTGTTAGTGAAGTTATTTATGATAAAAACTTATCATTTAAAAATTGAAAAAAACACGTCGGAAACACCTCTGTTTTTACAGATGAAGAACTGGAATTACAGTTTAAAATGGGTAGAAATAAAATTATTAAATTTTTTCATATTTTTGCATTTGGAGAAGGCAAAAATATAAATCTCAAAGCTTTATATGATTTAAATATATGACCAGATAATTTTTATTTACCAGCATATCCAATTAATGATAAAGAACTAGTTTTAAATTTAATTTTAGAAAGGTGAAAATAAATGAAACTTTTAATATCTATACACAACGAACACATTGAAAATATAAAAAAAGGTCACAAAAAATTTGAATTTAGAAAAGTTATTGGAAGACAGTTTAATGAAAATGAAATTTATTTTTATGCAACTTATCCAACTTCAAAAGTAGTAGGAGTTGCAAAAATAAAAAAAGTACATATTGATAAACCTAGCGTAATATGAGATATAGCCAAGAATTTCTCGGGAGTTGATAAAGAATTTTATTATAGTTATTATCATAATAAAAAATTGCAGTAGCCTATGAAATAGAAGAATATATTAGTTTCAAAAAACCACTGGATTTACAACACTTTGGCATAAAAAATGCACCTCAATCATTTGTATATATTAAATAATATATTTTATAAAAAATAATTTTTTTATAAAATCAAAAAAGGTAACAAAATATGGAAAGTAAGAAAATATATTCATACTTAGAAAATAAAATATTAAGTAATGAATTAAAAAAAGATGACAAACTACAATCAGAAAATCAACTTTGCGTTAAGTTTAATGTATCAAGAAATTTAATAAGAGATGTTTATAACGACTTAATAATAGATGGTTATATTCATAGCCAAAAAGGTAAAGGTTATTTTGTAAATGATAAAAAATTTTGAATGAAAAACTTAAACCCACAAAAAAAGTTTCCTGAGTATGAATGCGAAAATAAGTTATTAGATTTCAAAATAGATTTACCGAATTGATTTTTAGAAAACTATAATTTAGAAAGTAAAAATTTTCAATGTTATACAAAAGCTAGATATTTAAATAATAAAGAATTGTGTTTAACTTACATATTTTTAAATTTAAATTTAATACCTAATCCTAACGAAAAAGAAATAGAAAATTCTGTTATAAGTTATTTGAGCAAAAGATATGATTTTAGTAAATCATATAACTTTATTAAAATACAAAAAGCAGATCAAAAAGATAAAGAATATTTTGGTTTAAATGATAATAGTTATGTTGTTTGTGAGTACTCAATAATTTTTAATAGCGATGAAACTATATTACAATGCTCACTTGATAAAAGTAGAATAGAAGATTTTAACTTTGGTTATATAGCTAGAGTTGTATAAATAACTTGTCCTTACAAGTTATTTTTATTTTTATAAGAAATATAATTTTAATGAGGTGATAATAATGTCTTTAAAAGATAATATAAATAAAGAAATGTTTCGTTATAGTTATATTGAAAAAGAAAATATTTTTACAGTTAATGCTAATTATGCAATTGCCTTAAGAGTATCTGATATTTGAGAAGAAGGTTTGAATTTAATATTAGAAGTTACTTTTAATAATTTTCAAAAAGCTTATTTATCATTTGGTGAATTTGAAAATAGTATTATAAATATTAAGTTCTGACAAAAACAGCTGAACAAAAACAGATATAATGAGCAATTTAAAAAACATTTAAAACAAGAAAAATTAAATTATAAAAACAACTCAGAAAATATAGAAATTACATTAAAAAATAAAGAAAGATTAGTGATAGAAAAAAAACAGTTTAGAATTTTATTAATTGATGTAAATGGAAAAATAAAAACCCAAACTTCAGTAAGACCAGGTTGAGATAACTTAGAAGGATTTTGTTCTCCTGGATTAGGATATAAAATTAAAGAAAAAGTACAATTGCCATTCTTAACTTTACAATTAGCTAGTGAAGAACTACTTTATGGTTTGGGAGAAAAGTTTAATAACTTTGTTAAAAATGGGACTCAATCTGTAATTTATAATTTAGATAATCAAGCAGTATCAAATGGAGATCTTGGCTATGGTGGGGTTCCACTAGTTTATTCAAATCAAAATTGAGCTATGTTGGTTAATACAGGATATAAAACAGAATGAGAAGTTGGATCGCCAATAACCGAATCATTATCTGTACTATCTTACGAAGAGTGTTTTGATATTCTTTTATTTACAAGTGACTCTATAAAAAATTTAGTTTCACTTTATACAGAATTTACCGGAAGAATAACAGGAGTACCTGATGAAGCATACGGTATTTGATTAAATCGTTTGTACTATCATAATAAAAATGAGCTATTTACTGAAATAAATAATGCAGAAAAATTTAATTATCCAGTTGATGTTTTTACTTTAGATCCAAAATGAATAAAAAATCGTTATACAAAAACTTGTAACTTTGAATTTAATGAAGAACAATTTGGAAACTTAAAAGAGTTACTTGATGAAGTTCATAAAAAAAATGCTAAGATGTGTTTTTGAATTAATCCATATATTCAAATTGATAACTCATCAACTTGAAAAGAAATAGAAGCTAATAAATTTTATACTAAACGTGTTGATGGTGGTGTTGCTCATATTTGAAGTGGTTTATGTAACTATCAAGAAAATGCAACTGCAATTGATTTAACAAATCCAGACGCTGTAGTTTATTGAAAAAATAAAATTAAAGATTTACTAATTAGTGGATTAGATTTTATAAAAACTGATTATGGAGATAGTATTGATGAAAAAGCATTAATGTACAATGGGGAGTTAGGAAAAAACTTTAGAAATGCCTATATTGAATTATATTTAAGATATGCATACGAAGCAACTCAAGAAGTTCATGGAAAAGATAAAGGTTTTGTTTTATCAAGACCTGGTTATATTGGAACAAATAAATATGTTGGTAAATGAGCAGGAGATTCAGCATCAAGTTTTAATGAGTTAAAAATGCAAATGTGATCTGGATTATCAAATTCATTGTGTGGAACAGTAATGTGAGGAACAGATATTGGAGGTTTTTTAGATATTAATGTTAAAGAAAAAGATTTATATGCAAGATGATCACAATTTGGTTTGTTAACTCCATTTTCTAGATACCATGGAGTTGGAGCGAGAGAGCCTTGATATTTTGGAGAAAAAGATTTAGAAATATCAAGAAATTATGCAATTTTAAAAAGAAGATTATTACCATATTATAAAGTTTATGAAAAACAATCAATTGAAAAAGGTTTACCAATTATTAGACCATTAGTTTTAGAATTTCAAAATGATAGTATCGCTTCAAAAGTAGACAATCAATTTATGCTTGGACAAAAAATAATGATAGCTCCAATCTTAAGTGATCAAAAATATAAAAGACAAGTTTATTTTCCAGAAGGACAATGAGTTAGCTTCTTTGATAAAAAACAAATTTACGAAGGAAATAAGTTATATGAAATTGATTGTCCAATTGAAAATACTTTAATATTTGTAAAGCAAAATAGTGTAATACCATTAATGAAATCAGGAAATTATAAATTTAATAAAATTGAAAGTGAAAAGATAGTTTTGAATATTTATGGTGAAGTAAATGATGAGACTTTAGAATTTAGAATTAATAATAAAGATTACAAAGTAGTTGTAAAAAATAATAACATAGAAAAAAATGATAAATTTGAAATCTTATAGGAGGTAATATGAAAAATAAACAATCAATAAAAATATATGCTCCTGTAGATTGTTTTGTTAATGATATTAAAGAACTAAATGATGGAGTATTTAGTGAAGGTATGCTTGGGATAGGAATTTATTTTAATCCAAAAAATAATAATTTATATGCTCCTGTCGAAGGAAAATGTGTGCAAGTGTTTAACACAAAACATGCTATTCACTTTGAAGATTTAAATGGTAATATTTTATTAATGCATATTGGTATTGACTCAGTTCAATTAAATGGAGAAGGATTTGATATAAAAGTTAATCCAGGTCAAGTAGTTGGTTTAAAGAATGAAGTTGCAACTGTAGACTTCAAACTATTCGAACAAAAAAACATAATTAAATCGACTCCAATAGTAATTGAAACAGATAACAATTTTGAATATGAATTTAAAAATTTCAAACCTGGAGATTATAAAAAAGGAGACTTGATTTTAGAAATAGAAAAAACTTTAATTGAAAATAAAGCTTCTGAAAATAAAGTTCAAAAAGATGATGCAGGAAAAGTTATGCCAATTATTTTTAAAGATAAATGGGAACAACTTTCTGAAGAACTTCTAAAAGGTGTAAGTGGAAAAGATAATGTTACAAATGTAAACAACTGTAATACAAGATTAAGATTACAGATTAAAAATATGGATAAACTTAGTCTTGATACAGTTAAACAAAATAGAAATGTTAAAGGTATCAATATAAAAGGTAATGAGCTTCAAATAATTATTGGTCCTGATGCTTATAAACTTAAAGAAGTATTTAATGATTATGCTGCAAGATCAATGATTAACAAAAATGCAAAAAAAGTTAAAGAAACATTTAAATCTAAATTAGTAAAAGTTATAAATGGGATTTTAATACCAGTTGTACCAATAATTTGTGCTGCATCATTTATAACATTGGTTAAAACAATTTTTGAAACAACTCATGTAATTGATCAAGTGTCATTAGACTATAGTCATGGAGCTTTAAGTGTTTTAACTGATTATGATTTAGTTACAGGATTATTTTTCATCCTAAGTCAAACAGCTTGAGCTTTTGTAGGAATATATTTTAGTTATTCCACAGTTAAGTTTTTAAAAGGTAATACAATAATGGGAATCCTTTTAGGATTAACATTAGTTTCACCATTTTTATTTAGTGGATTGAAATGAGATTTATTTACAATTGGAACTTGAACGTTTAGTGTGTCTGCATATCCTTCTTCAATACTTCCTCATATTTTTGTTGGAGTTGTATATGTTTATTTTGATAGATGATGTAGAAAGTGAATACCTACTTGTGTCGATTTAATTTTTAGACACTCAATTAGTTATGCAGTATCAATACTAAGTGTATTTTTAATTGCAGGTCCTTTATTAGCGTTATTAGAAAGTGGCTTATACTTTGTAATAATTGATGGATTAACAAAAATTCCATTTGGAATTGGAACTGCTTTGTTTGGATTTTTATGACAACCACTTGTTTTAACTGGTATGCATACTGCCTTTTATGTACCAATAAATAATATGATTGGAAATGGTATACCATTAGTTTTAGGAACAGTTAAAGAAGCTGGATCATTAGGACAATTTGGTGCTTGTGTTGCAGTTATATTTGCAACAAAAGGATCTGCTACAAAACAAATTGCAGTATCATCTTCACCACCGGCCTTACTCGGGATTACCGAACCAGCCATATATGGATGTAACCTTGTTAAAGTTATTCCGTTTATTGCAGGATGCATAGGTTCTGGTTTAGGTGGATTGTATTTTGGTTTAACAGATTGTAAATTATATGCAATAGGTAATGGAGTCTTATCATCTATTGGAACATTAAAAGGTGGGACAATGAACTTTGTTAACTGTTGGATCGGATATGTAATCACAATGGCTTCAGCATTCTTAATAACATTCTTCTTCTATAAAGAAAGAATAGATGAGAAAAATGGTATTCAAAGATTATATAAAAAAGTAATTAGAACTTTTGAATTAAAAGAAAATAAAAAATTAAATAATTTATATTATATAAATAAGTTTAAAGAAATTTACAACAAAGAAGCAAAACTTAAAATTAAAAAACTTGAAAAATTTTTATATAAAAAAGGTCTTATTGAAAATAAAATAACTAGTTTAATTGTTAAAGAAGACAATTTAAAACAAAAATATTCAAAACTTGCAAGTAAATATTATGAAAAAAATATGGAAGACAAAGTTGTGAAATATAATGATCTAATTTTAAATACTAAAATAGATAAAGATAAATATAATGGAAAACTTAATGTTTTTGTTAAAGAAATTTTAGAATTAAATACAGACTATAACAAAATAAGTATTAAAGCAAAAGAATTAACAGATTCATTTGTAGAAGGCGTAGTAAAAGAATTAAAAAATGAAAATCTTAAAGTGTTGAAAAATAACTTTAACCAAATAATAATGTCGTTAGAAAATAATGCTTTAAATGTGCCAAAACAAGAAGAACTTTTATTTAACTTTAAAGAGTTTGTAAAAAATAAAAAACTTGAAAAAAAAACAATAATATCTAAATAAACTAAAAATCTATATATGAAAATATATAGATTTTTTAAGTTTAATTATAAGCAATAGTAAATTTATATTTTATTGAATTGAAAGGATGATAAAATGAAAAAATACTTATTTTATTAGGATCATTTGGTCTAATATCTTCTACTTCAAGTATTATTTATGCATGTAAAGATACAAACTTTAACTTTGGGCCAAATTTTCAAAACTTAAGAATAGCCGCATAAGAAACTAAAGAAATAGAATTAACTTTACCTATAGAAAAAGGAAGTTAATTTTCAACACTGGAAGTAAAATCAAAAGATGAATCAATTGCAAAAGTAAGGGATTTTAAATGAGATACAATTAATTTTAGTAAATATACATTTAATATAACTGGAATAAAAGAAGGTTATACAACAATAACTGCTAACTATCTAAATAGATATTCAAAAACAATTCAAGTCAAAGTTACCGGACCAATTAACCAAGGATTATAATATTAAAATCACTAAGATATTTTTTAATACTCATCAAAAAAAATTATAAAGAAGAAATTCTGTATTTTAAAATAATGATAGATTTTTTTGTTTGAGCATATAATAAGTGTGAAAATACAATATGTATTTTTAGTGAAATGCATGATAAAGTGAAGAAATTATTAGGATTATTAGGAGCAATGGGATTAGTTGCTACATCGGGTAGTGTTGTTGTTTCATGCGGCAATTCAGCACAAGCAGATTTTGGTAAAGAATTTAAAGATATATCAATTGCAGTGGGAGAAGTTAAAGAAATAAATATTACAATTCCTACAACAGATTCAGAAAGTTTAAAAACTTTTGAAATAAAATCAAAAGATGAGACAATTGCAAAAATAAGTGAATCAAAAAAAGACGATAAAAGTCCAGAAAATATATTTAATTAAAGTTGTTGGAGTTAAAGAAGGTTTAACAAAAATTACTGCAAAATACGATAAAGGATCTAAAGACATAAATGTTACAGTTAATGAGGCAGTTGAAGAAGAAATAAAAGATTTATGCTCAGTTGATGGTAGTGTTGTTTTATATACAGATGGCGATGAAAGTGAAGAACTTGCAAAACCAATAGCTATAGCTGAAATTAATAAACAATTAAAACCAACTGTTGCATATGTAGAATCTGATTTTAGTTTTGAATATGTAGGTAAAACAAGTGCAACTAATGCAAAACTTAGAGTTAAACCTGCTGAAAATAGCAAGAAGTTAAAAGGTGATGTAATGTTTGATATCAAAAAAGAAACTAGAACAGATTTATCAACTATTTTTCCAGATAATAAATTAGAAGTAACAGCTGTTAAAATAGAATATGTCAGAGCTGAAATACAAACACAAATTAGAACAAAAGTAAATGGTGCAACTGTAGTAACTGATTTTGATACAAAAGATTATGTTGAACCTGCAAGTGATAAAAATAAAAATGGAAGTATAACTATATTTGCTGCAAAAAATAGTGATAAACTTAAAAGTTTAGTTACTTTAGAAGTAGTATGAAAATCATCAAGTAAGTAAACAAAGTTATATTTATTAAAAAATGTTTCATTTATGAAACATTTTTCAATTTTTTATATAAAAAATTTATTATATATATAGGAGTTTAATAATGGCAAAGTCAAATAAAATTAATTTTTTAAAACCTTATATTACAAATGAAGGAATAGAAGTAGGTGATTATACTTATTTTTATTCCTTTAATGGCGAACAAGGATTAAAAGAATTTCAAAATAAAAACGTTTTATATCATTTTTATAAAATTTCAAATAATAAATTAATTATAGGAAAGTTTTGTGCGATTGCAGATGAGGTTAAGTTTATAATGAGTGGTGCAAATCATAGAATTAATTCTTTATCAACTTTTCCATTTGAAATGTTCGATGAATTTAATGATGAACACGATTTAATATGTGCTAATCCTGTATTTAAAGGAGACACAGTTGTGGGAAATGATGTTTGAATTGGGTATGGTGCAACTATTTTACCTGGAATAAAAATTGGAAATGGAGCAATAATTGGTGCAAAAACTGTTGTATCAAAAGATGTTGATCCTTATACAGTTGTTGCTGGAAATCCTTGCAAAGTAATAAAAACAAGGTTTGATAATGAAACTATTAAAAAACTACAAGACTTAAAATGATGAGATAAATCTGAAAAAGAAATAAAAAAATTAATTCCCCTATTGACAGATTCTAACAATAACTTATAATTTTTTGTATTGAACAAAATTTTATAAGTTTTGTTTTTGTGTATCAATCTTAACAATCAATAAAAATTTTAAGAGGTAATTTATGAATATAACACAAGAGCAAGAAGATATTATTAATAATATTTTAACTAAAAACATTATTGTAGAAGCGGTGGCTGGAAGCGGAAAAACAACAACAGCACTTGAAATGGCAAAAAGATATTTAGATAAAAAGTTTTTATTAGTAACATATAACAAAGATTTAAAACAAGATACAAGAGAAAAAGTAGTTAAACAAAATTTAAATAATATAATTGTTGAAAATTATCATTCAATTACAATGAAATATTATGGAATAAGAAATGCAGCAAATGATGATGCAGTTTTAGATGTAATTGAAAATGATTTAGCTTTAGCTTATGATTTTATTCCTGATGTATTAATATTAGATGAAGTTCAGGATATGAATATTAGTTTTTATAAGCTAATAAAAAAATTATTAAGAGATTTAAATAATGAACAAATATCAATTTGTGTTTTAGGAGATCGAAAACAAACTTTATATAGATTTATGAAATCTGACTATCGATATTTAGAATTAGCAGATGAAATTTTTACTTACTCTAAAAAGGAATGAATTAGATTAAAGCTTACAGAAAGTTTTAGAGTACCAAATAAAGTTTGTGATTTTTTAAACAAATGTTTTTATAAAACAGAGTTTATTAAA from Spiroplasma tabanidicola includes the following:
- the rplL gene encoding 50S ribosomal protein L7/L12, whose translation is MAVTKDDIIKALEEMKLTELNELVKAIEDHFGVVAAAAVAAPAAGGAADAAPTEVNVLLTNPGGNKVAVIKIVKEITGLGLMDAKKLVDGTLPATIKENVKVEEAENMKKQLMEAGASVDLK
- a CDS encoding lipoprotein gives rise to the protein MKKLLGLLGAMGLVATSGSVVVSCGNSAQADFGKEFKDISIAVGEVKEINITIPTTDSESLKTFEIKSKDETIAKISESKKDDKSPENIFN
- a CDS encoding TIM-barrel domain-containing protein, whose protein sequence is MSLKDNINKEMFRYSYIEKENIFTVNANYAIALRVSDIWEEGLNLILEVTFNNFQKAYLSFGEFENSIINIKFWQKQLNKNRYNEQFKKHLKQEKLNYKNNSENIEITLKNKERLVIEKKQFRILLIDVNGKIKTQTSVRPGWDNLEGFCSPGLGYKIKEKVQLPFLTLQLASEELLYGLGEKFNNFVKNGTQSVIYNLDNQAVSNGDLGYGGVPLVYSNQNWAMLVNTGYKTEWEVGSPITESLSVLSYEECFDILLFTSDSIKNLVSLYTEFTGRITGVPDEAYGIWLNRLYYHNKNELFTEINNAEKFNYPVDVFTLDPKWIKNRYTKTCNFEFNEEQFGNLKELLDEVHKKNAKMCFWINPYIQIDNSSTWKEIEANKFYTKRVDGGVAHIWSGLCNYQENATAIDLTNPDAVVYWKNKIKDLLISGLDFIKTDYGDSIDEKALMYNGELGKNFRNAYIELYLRYAYEATQEVHGKDKGFVLSRPGYIGTNKYVGKWAGDSASSFNELKMQMWSGLSNSLCGTVMWGTDIGGFLDINVKEKDLYARWSQFGLLTPFSRYHGVGAREPWYFGEKDLEISRNYAILKRRLLPYYKVYEKQSIEKGLPIIRPLVLEFQNDSIASKVDNQFMLGQKIMIAPILSDQKYKRQVYFPEGQWVSFFDKKQIYEGNKLYEIDCPIENTLIFVKQNSVIPLMKSGNYKFNKIESEKIVLNIYGEVNDETLEFRINNKDYKVVVKNNNIEKNDKFEIL
- a CDS encoding GntR family transcriptional regulator, with the translated sequence MESKKIYSYLENKILSNELKKDDKLQSENQLCVKFNVSRNLIRDVYNDLIIDGYIHSQKGKGYFVNDKKFWMKNLNPQKKFPEYECENKLLDFKIDLPNWFLENYNLESKNFQCYTKARYLNNKELCLTYIFLNLNLIPNPNEKEIENSVISYLSKRYDFSKSYNFIKIQKADQKDKEYFGLNDNSYVVCEYSIIFNSDETILQCSLDKSRIEDFNFGYIARVV
- a CDS encoding glucose PTS transporter subunit IIA, translating into MKNKQSIKIYAPVDCFVNDIKELNDGVFSEGMLGIGIYFNPKNNNLYAPVEGKCVQVFNTKHAIHFEDLNGNILLMHIGIDSVQLNGEGFDIKVNPGQVVGLKNEVATVDFKLFEQKNIIKSTPIVIETDNNFEYEFKNFKPGDYKKGDLILEIEKTLIENKASENKVQKDDAGKVMPIIFKDKWEQLSEELLKGVSGKDNVTNVNNCNTRLRLQIKNMDKLSLDTVKQNRNVKGINIKGNELQIIIGPDAYKLKEVFNDYAARSMINKNAKKVKETFKSKLVKVINGILIPVVPIICAASFITLVKTIFETTHVIDQVSLDYSHGALSVLTDYDLVTGLFFILSQTAWAFVGIYFSYSTVKFLKGNTIMGILLGLTLVSPFLFSGLKWDLFTIGTWTFSVSAYPSSILPHIFVGVVYVYFDRWCRKWIPTCVDLIFRHSISYAVSILSVFLIAGPLLALLESGLYFVIIDGLTKIPFGIGTALFGFLWQPLVLTGMHTAFYVPINNMIGNGIPLVLGTVKEAGSLGQFGACVAVIFATKGSATKQIAVSSSPPALLGITEPAIYGCNLVKVIPFIAGCIGSGLGGLYFGLTDCKLYAIGNGVLSSIGTLKGGTMNFVNCWIGYVITMASAFLITFFFYKERIDEKNGIQRLYKKVIRTFELKENKKLNNLYYINKFKEIYNKEAKLKIKKLEKFLYKKGLIENKITSLIVKEDNLKQKYSKLASKYYEKNMEDKVVKYNDLILNTKIDKDKYNGKLNVFVKEILELNTDYNKISIKAKELTDSFVEGVVKELKNENLKVLKNNFNQIIMSLENNALNVPKQEELLFNFKEFVKNKKLEKKTIISK
- the rplJ gene encoding 50S ribosomal protein L10; this encodes MSNARPAHAKKNEIVKDIANRIKNCKGMAIAEYKNLSVAQMTDLRNKAREQGIFIKVYKDSLVTRAVQELKISGLEPYLTEQNVYIFSDEEALYPAKLVDNFAKINKDLKLKAGIYEGNVLDTAAINEIASLPSKEELYSMFASSLIYPLRQFMLTVKEIAKTRSE
- a CDS encoding CatB-related O-acetyltransferase, with the protein product MAKSNKINFLKPYITNEGIEVGDYTYFYSFNGEQGLKEFQNKNVLYHFYKISNNKLIIGKFCAIADEVKFIMSGANHRINSLSTFPFEMFDEFNDEHDLICANPVFKGDTVVGNDVWIGYGATILPGIKIGNGAIIGAKTVVSKDVDPYTVVAGNPCKVIKTRFDNETIKKLQDLKWWDKSEKEIKKLIPLLTDSNNNL